The following DNA comes from Musa acuminata AAA Group cultivar baxijiao chromosome BXJ1-4, Cavendish_Baxijiao_AAA, whole genome shotgun sequence.
TGTGTCCTGCAATAAGAAATGATAAATTCCCCCAAGTATGTCAAAAGACCGTCAAATTTCCATGGGGCTAAAATTAAGATAAAAGTGAATCGACCATAGAGTTTCAGATATTTGAGAGGATTAGCTGTTTAGAAACCTGCAATAATTGCTGAAAGAACAAAATGAAGTTGTGTGGCTAATGGATTTAAATTGTCATGTCAAAACTACTCTTTCATTGCAACAGATTCATTTGAGGACAAGGCATATAATGAGAAAATATAAGTTAATCTGCTTATTTCTGTATCGGAAAGGCATTCAAATTGCATGATATGGATTTTTTACTTTTAAGAACTATATTAGAagtctaaaaattattttttaaaaataatgcatcTGTTTCTTAGCTAAGAAATAGTTACCACAAAGTGTTTTACTGCATTGTATTAAATATAATTGTCCAACGGAAAATAAATTAATAAGCAACAAAAGAGTAGTTTCTCTAACCTTTCAAAGATTCATTTTCATCCAAAGGAGTTTCTGATGATGGAAACGAGGCAGAAATGCTTATCGATCCCCTTACATCGATTAACATAGATATGACCTCTCTCATAGTTGGCCTGTCAATTGGCAAGTTGTTGGTGCAGAACAGTGCAATTTTTAGTACCAAACACATCTCTTCGATTGTGCCCTTTGAGCTAAGGTCCAATCGGGAATCAAACACATTAGATGCTGGCATGCTATTTTGGATGGATCTCCTCACCCAATTGACCAGATCCCCTCCTTGGTCTAGCGGCTGAATGGGAGATTGCCCAGTGATCAATTCCAAAAGAACAACTCCAAAACTATAGATGTCGCACTTTTCTGTCACTTTCATTGTGAAAGCATACTCTGGATCAAGCATAAGACAGTAACAATCTTAGAATAATACAGGTAGTCTATTGAGCAAAACTAAATTAAGATTTTAAAGGATTGAGTTAAATTGAAGTATTTAGCACATTATCTCTGAATAAAGTATAACTACATGAATCAACTATTTATAGCATAGAAAGACACACAAATCAGTCTATGCATGAAGGATGTTGATTTCATACATAGCAAGCTAACCTGGACTCACACAAGCAATGCTCATAAAAGTTAATTTCGAAGACCTCACCTAAAAGATAATTTAGATCATGGAGTATCTAAAAGAATTAACATGGCAATGCGCATCTCGTCCATCTAACCCAGATGGCTATTTCATGAGGTTCTCCACCAAGCTTTGCTTGGCATTTGAACTCTTACACTTGGTACTTCAATGCCACATATGATCAACTTCCACTAATAACCCGGTAAAGTTTTCAGTATGAGAAAAAGCAACAACATGACTTAAGAGAAATATTGTTATTCAGCTCTCTTTACTGTTTGAGGATGCCCCTTAACTTTTAGGTATGTATGAAattacaaaaaacaaaaacaataaaTTATTTGAATGTCCAAGATACACGTTCCTTTGGAGTTAAAAATGAAAATCTAGAACAGACAAAGGAAAGAGAAATAACAATCTTTACAACAATTATTCTCTTGATGACAAGAAATGAAATTTACGCCTGAAAGTaaaagtaaacaaataaaaatgagAAAGGTGAATTATGAAACAATatcattcatcatataaatcaggCTGTTTGAAGGGTTTACTTTATGCTCATGGGAGGTACTCATCCAAAAATACTTGCATTaaggaaaagaaatacaaaagaGCTAAAATTCACATGATGATCCTTTAATCTCACCTGGAGCAATGTACCCATAAGAACCAGCAACTGCAGACATGGTTTTGGAGTGTGAAATGTCTATTAACTTTGCCAAGCCAAAATCTCCTACATGAGCATCCATCGCCTCATCCAAAaggatattatttgattttatatctCGGTGGATAATTTGAGGTTTGCAGTCGCAGTGGAGATAACGCAAGCCTTCAGCTGCTCCAAGAGCAATCCTGTAGCGAGTATTCCAATCAAGTAAACATGTCTCGTTGTTACCATGAAGCCGTTCACCAAGACTGCCGTTTGCCATATATTCATAGAGGATAAGATTTGAGTCTTGATGATAGCAGAAACCATAGAGCTTGACAATGTTACGGTGCCTAATATTTCCAAGGGTAGATATCTCAGCTCGAAAGCTACTGTCAATGCTAGAACACTCTGCATGAGATTTCAGCTTCTTAACTGCAATTATCCCCCCATCGGACATTATGGCCTTGTAAACTGTGCCACAAGCACCTCTTCCAATTACAGCACTGTCTGAGAAATTGTCAGTAGCTGTGAGAAGTTCTTGATATGTTATACTTTCCTTTGGGAGGTAATAGAGATCAGAAACACCCTGCTTATGATCTTCGCTTTTCACGAGAACAGGCATGCGGTACTTCAGAGACCAACACAACCCTATAGTGAGAACCAGAGAAACCAACCCCACAACCACGGCAGTGATGCTAACTATTTTCTCCTTGGACGTTCTCTTTGCCCAACCTGATTCTGCAATGTTCAATGGTACAGGCGTATGCTGGCATGCCTTTGTATCAGTACCACACAGATCATAATTTCCGAAGAAGTTACTATCATCCATCCTTCTAAATATTGGAGTACCAGGCAAGGAACCAAAGAGGTAATTGTAAGAAAGATTGCAGACTAGAAGGCTGGAAAGCTTACTAAATGAAGGAGGTACTTCACCATCGAGCTGGTTGTTGTTCAAGTACAATGTCTCCAACATTTGCAAGTTCCCAAGATCGGCCGGTATCTCTCCTGAGAGGGCATTGTAACTGAGATTGAGAGCAATTTGCAGTGCAGTAAGATGCCCCAGCTCACCAGGTATGCAACCAGACAAATTGTTCCCACCCATTTGCAGCTCAGTGAGGCGATAAAGGCCCCCAAGACCATCTGGGATTGTTCCATTAAGATGGTTATCAGAGAGCAAAAGTAGCTCCAAATTGACTAGATTACCAATCTCTTCTGGGATAGTTCCACTGAAATGATTTCTGCTAAGATCAAGCCTTTGGAGCTTCTTACAATTTGCCAGCTCATGAGGTATACCACCTGAAAGCTGATTTGAGGAAATATTGAAGCTAACAAGAGATGTTAGCTGTCCAATTTCAGGAGTAATCTGACCCATGAAATAATTATCAGACAGGAGGAGTCTTTCAAGGCTCTTCAGCTTGCCGATTTCTGGAGTGATGGGTCCAGAAAACCGGTTTTGATTCATCTCTAAAGAAGTTAGATTCAGGAGCCCAGATAATTCCACCGGAAGGCTTCCAGTGAGCAGATTCCCTCCCAATCTTAGCTGTATGAGCGACATGCATGTTTTGACCCCATGAGGAATGTTTCCGAACAACCTATTTGCCCCAAGGCTCAAAATGATCAACTTCTGGTATTTACAGAGTTGGCATGGTATGCTGCCAGTGAGTTTGTTGTCTGATAAATCAAGAACGGAGAGATTACTATTGGTCCCTAACAGCGGAGGAATAAATCCTTCAAGGTTGTTATCAAAGAGCAGAAGGTTCTCCAACGAAGTGAGGTTCTGAAATTCTAGAGGAATAGTTCCTGTCAAATTATTGATTGACAAATCTATCTTCCTTAGAAGACTCAACTGGCCAAGCTCCCTAGGAATGCTGCCCTGCAGGAGGTTCTCAAACAGGTAGAGCAAGCGAAGAGTCTGTATCCGACCAAGCTCTTTAGGAATAACTCCAGTCAATCGGTTCTCAGAAAGATCAATCTCGATTGCACTCTGGCAATTTCCTAGATCCTTAGGGATCGTTCCATCCAGCCTATTTGTATAAATATACAGCTTTTTCAGCAAAGACAGTTTGCCAAGTTCCTTTGGAACATCTCCGGTGAAACCATTGTTGTTTAGAGCAATCATTTCTAGATTACTGCAGTTGCCTAGCTCAGGGGGGATTTCACCAGACAGCTGGTTTTGCCAAAGAACCAGAGTCGTAAGATTCTTCAACCTTTCAAGCTCCTTAGGAAGAATCCCTTCCAACTTATTTTGGGCAAAAGCTAAGACCTCTAAGCTACTGCACTCACAAATCTCCACTGGCACTGGACCAGTCAAGTCATTCCGACCAGCTCGAATGATCCGAAGACTCTTCAGCATTTTAATCGATGGAGGAATCATGCCGGTGAGGTTGTTACTATAAATAACAAGCTCCTCAAGCATCGTCAAGTTACCAATGCTTGACGAGATCTCACCGTACAGGCAGTTCTCACTCAAGAAAAGTTGTCTAAGGGAAGACAATGCACAAAGCTCCTGGGGGATCTCTCCATGTAAGGTATTAGTACTGAGATCAAGAACCTCTAAGCCTCTACATTGGGCAAATTCTTTAGGTATGGGCCCAGATATCATGTTTGACGACACATTAAAGCTGGTTAGGTAATGGAGTTGGCAAATGCTGGCAGACAAGGAACCTTGGAGCCCCAATTTGTAAAGATTAATGGATGTTACCTCAGAATCGCGACAAATGATTCCATTCCAGTCGCAAGGAGTCGGATCAGATGAGTTCCAATCTGAAAGGCGGTTATCTACATCGATGAGATTGTTCTTGAACTCGAGGAGCAGATCAACATCGTGGTCGCTCAGCGCCATGCCAAGAACAAAAATGCAAGAAATGACAGCGAACAACTGCCATTCGGACGCCATTCTTGTGCAATCTACAACCCTTGCAACCCCTATTTGATCTCAGTAACTATGTCAGTGAATCAATCTTTGTGGAAAGTGCGGGCATCAGAGGCAACCATTTTATGGCTAGGCTTTGCTCATGCATTAACTAGTAGGAAAAATAGAAGACAGTAGCACAAGCTCAGCTAATCCAAACATGAAAGCTGTGAGAAAGGAATTAAATAGGCACAAGCAATCAACATCTGGAAAAAGCAAATCATATTGACTTGAAAAGGAACAGAATCTTAACAAAACTACCAAAGCAGCGCAATCCAAGAAAACTTAACGGGAGTTTCGGGGATTAGTAGCTAGTTCTAGAGGTAATGAACTCCAAGAAGGCAAACAAGAGagtggaagaaggaagaggaggccaTGGAACAGTAATTGGTGGCAAGGAAAGGAGTGCTGCACCTCAGGGGTAGCAAGGGTTTCTGGAGAGCGAGAAGGAGGAGGTGGTGATGTTATAGTGGGATGGCAGAGAGGCAACCACCAATGCACCGAAGAGGTGATCCAGAGTCAACGAGCATGGTTGGAGTCCGGAACAAAGGCACCACCACCCTGAGCTCACCTCCACACATCACCAGGCCCCTGCAAGTGTATGCAGTCTTCCGCTGTGGAGAGTAACAGTGAGGCCCAAGTGGGAGGGCTTTTGTTGCTGTCCTTCCGGGAATCTCATGATAGTAAATGAGACAGATCGTCTCTACCCATTTCGATCCACCTTTCTTCCTCTCCGGACCTCACCTTCGCCAATTCCATTGTTAGTGTTGATTACTGTTTGGTTTTCCTGCCTTTTTCCTGCTACTGTCACTTCAACATCACAGCACATGACCGTGGATGGTGGAGTCTGTCAGCATGTAGACGACAAATATGGAAGAAGATCTTGCTACGACATTGAGTTAGCTGCTCTAAATCATCTTAAGGAGGATCCAGTATTGACCGAGAGGGATGTAGAAGACGAGAATTACAAGCATTATATTGTAAACAAAGATGGAGAAACTGACCTTCTCTTCCTTCTATCTCTTCTCTTTGATCATTTCCTCCTGCCGTAAGCACCGGAAAACCTGCTTCTTCCTCGAGAACTTTCCCAAGTATCATCACCGAACTTGACATGAGACTGTGACCTGAGACGTAACACCTCACGTCCTAGAACTTGCCTAATTTTGTCCTCAGTCCAAGATGCTGAGACACCTTTCTTGGCTGCGATTGTTGACTCGGATGCTTACAAAATTGTGTTCTCTAATATTTTATCAGTTCAAACAGTGGAGACGACACCAAATTTGCCATCTCAAGTCTCACACAAACTCGAGTCCACTTAGCGTAAGTCTTGAGGGAAGTATGTCGTGGGTGGATTCGACAGCTCTTCATCTTAATCTTGCAACCTCTTGTTGTCATGTTAACCCAGTTCAAGAGGACTAACAGGGcagcagagagagaaagagagagagagagagagagagagagagagagcacttaAAGCAGAGTAGGATGTAGGAATCCGTGAGTGCCTCCACTCTGGATAGGTCAACTGGAGCACTATTACAATGTCAAATCCTTTGGCCTCTGTTCTAAGACACAGGAGCGAAATGGCTGGAATGATACATCCCTGTCTGAGATCAAATGCAATCTGCAAGGTTGGTGTTTGCCAACTTCCATGAACCCTAGCGGCACTCTGCATCTTTAACTCATCTTGCTCATGTCACATCCCTGAATTCCGACTTTCGGATAGTCAAAACACATCGCCCAAACCTCCCTTTAATATCAACAGTTTGTGATGGTGAGTCCTGCAAGATGATGAGTCCACTTCATTGAGACTGGTGAAGCCGGCATGCATTACTTGGCATCCTGCACCGGTTCACAGTCCCTGGAAATAGAAGAGTGGGGCTCTAGCTCTtcgagaggagggggaggaggaggaggcgttgCACCACTTGCTGCATGCGTTGTCGGAGGTGGATTGGAGGTGGTGGGCCTTCGAAGAGAGAAGATTGATGTATGTTCAACCCTTCATTGTCTTCGTGTTCATGATGGCGAGGAGAAGCCATTCAACTTTGCGCTCTATCATGTTGCCTTGATATGGAGCCACTCTGCTCGCTTTCCATGAACCAAACTACTCCAAATGAATGCATGAGGAATACAATGACAATATCCCTTGTCCTAATGCATGAGGAATACAATGATAACATCCCTtgtccttttatatatatatatatatatatatatatatatatatatatatatatgggcctTACGAGAGCAAGGCCCAATTTTAGTATTGAAACCATTTTTGAATAGAGCTTCTTGGGCCATGtggactatatatatacatatatatatgtatatatatatatatatatatgtatatatatatatatatatatatatatatatatatatacatatgtatatatatatatatgtatgtatatacatatatatatatatatgtatgtatatacatatatatgtgtatgtatatacatatatatgtgtatgtatatacatatatatatatatgtatatacatacacatatatatgtatatacatacacatatatatgtatatacatacacatatacatgtatatacatacatatataaatatatatacatatatacatatatatatatatatacatatatatatatacatatataaatatatatatatgtatatatatatacatatgtatatatatatatatatgtatatatgtatacatatgtacatatatatacatatgtacatatgtatatatatatatacatatatatatatatatgtatatatgtatatatatatatacatatatacatatatatatatatatatatgtatatgtatatatgtatatatatatatgtatatatatatatatacatatatatatatatatatgtatatatatacatatatacatatacatatatatatatatatatatgtatatatgtatatatatatatacatatatacatatatatatatacaaatatatatatatatatatatatgtatatatatatatatacatatgtatatatatatatacatatatgtatatatatatatatatacatacatatatatacatacatatacatgcatatatatatatatacatatatatatacatatatacatatatacatatatatacatatatacatatatatatatatatatacatatatatatatacatatatatatacatacatatatatatatatacatatatatatatacatacatatatatatatatacatacatatatatatacatatacatatatatatacatatacatatatatatacatatacatatatatatatatatacatatacatatatatacatatacatatatatatatatacatatatatatatatatacatatatatatatatatatatacatatatatatatatatacatatatatatatatatatacatatatatatatatatacatatatatatatatatatacatatatatatatatatacatatatatatatatatatacatatatatatatatatatatatatacatacatatatatggctTAAAACTTTGTTAATTTCTCATATAGTACTCCAAATTTAAAATAATCTCACAGATCACTTTGGTTGTGTGAAAAGATTGGTTTACTTTTGTCTTCCCCAAAGTTATTGTTGCCTTCTCTTCCTTGTATAACCTTCGTCATAATCTTTATGTTGTCATCAAAACCAAAGGCTATTATGATGGACCTACGAGTGAAGCTGGTTAAGGACATCGTGGGCGATGAGTGCTTGTTCAAAGCGAAATGGGAGTGATCGATGTTGCCAACTCGTGCAAGGGCACAGTTATGATGCATATTCGAGGTGGAGGGGGTAATCGATAAGGTAGAAGGTGATGACCAACAGGATACGATgatcattttgaaaaaaaaaaatttgtaagaaAATTTTAAAGTTGAGGTGTTACATGAGAAATTATCAAAtcgtgattttttttataaattcatcATATATTTATCCCTCATTTTAAGCTTTTTTAATAATATCCTTAATTTAAAAATACTCAATCTGGTCCTAAAAAAGTTGAGGATATTTTTTTAGTCCATTATAGTGTTTTTGGTTACCataacaaaaatactataaaacctATTTAAATAAATGAACCAAATATAATCATAACACACTAAATATTATTTGATACATCATATTAGAATTTAAATGGATTTTTATAATAGTTTAGAAATAATatcaactaaataaaaaataaaaaaatactttatCATAATGTTTTAGCaatcacaataaaaataaaaatattatgaaacgAATGGATTCCTAACCTCAACTAAACCaattataaacctaaaaatatgataGCATAATGGTTTATGAATAATGACAACTAAAGAGACCAAATGATATCACTTATAGTGTTTTTCAACagttttatagtattttcaatacctcaattaaaatactataaataacacATTGTAACAGTTCAAAACAGGTGAAAATACTAAcagaaaattttgacatgaaaggTATTTTGAGTATGTTTCAAATTAAAGATATTATTTGGAAAAGAATATATTTTCTAAgaaaattactatatatataattaatgacatttatattgaaaatttagttattattattgttgttattgtattattattattattattattattattattattattattgttattgttattattattgttattgttattgttattcccATGATGGAGGAAATGGCGGGCGGAACGACGGTTGGATGGTGAAACGAGCGGGACGTGCAGAGGCTCGCTTTCTCGCCTTATTTTTCCTCCATACGAATCCGAAATCAACACCGCAAGGAGGAGGAACAAAGCAGAGACAAATCCGCTTCCTGCAGAATCGAGGGAAAGGGTAACTCCCACGCTACATTCCCCCTTCACTTTCATCCCCTTGTTCTATGGTTGATCCAAGATCGATGGCGCAGGCGCGAAAACAAGAGAATGGGAACCTCAAGTGCTTGTGTGTTTCTTTGTTCTCATCCAATTTGGCTTGTTCGTAGGCAAGAATTGGGGGCAAAACGAAAAGAACTGCGATTGTCTTCCTTTGTTCTCGTAGAatttgggggtgggggtgggtggAGGAAAGAAAGATGTGATTTTGATGCTTTGTTCACATTTTTCAGGTGATTTATCAGCGCAAGATGTTCGATTGCAGTTACAAAGCACAGTACATGGAGGGCCAGAAGGAGAAATTTGTAAGGTTTAAGTACTTCACTTCCCCTTGTCGATCGAATCCCCCAAAAAATGAGATGAGTTCTTGAGCACGCATGCAATCTCTGGTGTAGGCTGGAGGAGTCAAGTCCGAGATTATCCTTTGCTTCTGATGCAGGAAGAATGAACAAATGTGGGTTTCACGTCCAGGGGGCCGCCCGGAATTCCAATAACCCCTCGAAATCTTTCAGGAAAGGGATGAAGAAGGGGTCGGAAGGGCTTATTTCGCTCGGCCGATCCCTTCGGTCCGGCGTTTCTAGGGCAGTTTTCTCCGAAGAACTCAAGGCGACCGAGAAGAAGATCTTTGATCCTCAGGATGTGCTCCTTCTTCGAATGAACAGGCTGTTCGTAGCATCATGCATTCTTTCCATAGCTGTGGATCCCTTGTTCTTCTATCTCCCTGTCATCGACCAAGATTCCAATTGCGTTGGCATCGACCGCAAGTTAGCGGCCACGTCGACCACATTGCGGACGCTGATCGACGCCTTCTACCTCATTCGAATGGCTCTTCAGTTCCGCACTGCGTACATCGCTCCGTCGTCCCGGGTTTTTGGTAGAGGCGAGCTTGTGATTGACCCTACGCAGATAGCAATTCGGTATCTGAGACGATACTTCATCATCGATTTCCTTGCGGTGTTACCTCTCCCTCAGGTCAGCTTCTCTTCGATTTCTGAGAGCATACGCCACTCTGTATTTGAACCTTCAATTTACAGAAGCAGAACATAAACATAATCTGATAGAAAGAGCTTAATATTGATTTAGAATTCACACCACTGATCAATCGACATTTTCTTCAGTTTGTAGTTTGGAGTTTCCTTCACAGATCGACAGATTCTGATGTGCTGGATACCAagaattcattgcttttcattgtCATGCTTCAGTATATACCAAGATTGGTTAGAACTTTTCCTTTGACAGCAGAGTTGAGAAGGACTGCTGGCATCTTTGCCGAAACTGCTTGGGCTGGTGCAGCCTATTATTTGCTATGGTATATGCTTGCTAGTCATGTAAGTACCACTTCATCTCTGCTGAACTTTTAattgctcctttttttttttgctgctttTTGGAACTAAAGACAATATTTTCTGCCATAAATTTCTCTACCATCTTTGCAGATGGAATTTCTTTAGGATGACATCTGAATTTGGTTATCTAGATTAGGGTTAATGTTCTACAGATGGGTGTAGTTTCTCAATTCCTACCTAGACCTCCATCTCTCTTCATGGATAACGAAGCATAAAGTGAAGAAAATTTATGTGCACATTGAAGTATCAATGTTTTCAATCTAGAAACTATATATAAAGATGCAAATGCTTTTGGCTAAACTAAGGATATTTCTAGCTCAATGACCTCGAATAGTCGGGATAttctgttattgttgttgttgtattgaaGTATCGAAATATCGATGTTGCTTGTTTTGCAGATAGTAGGTGCTTTCTGGTACTTATTATCGGTCGATCGCGATGATGATTGCTGGCAATTAGCTTGCAAGAATTTTGACGGATGCAATGTGAAGTATTTATATTGTGGTAATGCACATCTAGATGGCTATGATATCTGGCAAAATGTCAGTGCGGGAGTTCTTGAGCAGTACTGTTCAGTAGCTGATGACAATACAGAATTCAACTTTGGAATTTATACACAGGCCTTGACTTCTGGAATCATTGCATCAAACAAGTTCTTCTCCAAACTTTGCTATTGTTTGTGGTGGGGTCTGCAGAACCTCAGGTAATGCTTCTTTTCTCTTCAGCTAATTGATGAACTGAGAATGTTATCTATAACTGTTAATCTCGCCTGTTCCTCAAATTGCTTGAGAGATTGCTCTTTCATACTCCATACTGTTTATTTGAGATATTGTGTTTATTTGTTTCGTGTTAGATGAATCGTCAAGCGATGAGCTACTATTTTAATGAGTACTGCAAAAATCTTATTTCTAACTTAGTGTATTGACAATACATAACTCAGATCTTATTGACATTCCTGACTTTGGAGAACTCAATTACCTTTTGGCTCTTTGTTTTCCAACTGCCATTGTCATAGCAACAATTGCTTGATCCGTCATCCTCTCATACTTATAGGTTGATATCCTCTATTTTGATTCTTTTATCGCTGTCATGTAAATTTTTCTTCCTAAATTGATCATCcattataaattaaatatttataataaacatCTTGAAAACAAAAATAATTTAACATTCTCTTGTATTAGAAAGATACTCTTTAAAAAATTGCATGAGAAATGGAGAGTCAGTTGATTAGGATCACTCTGCATGAATCTTCTTAGATTAGGTGCATAACAATCCATGGAACTTTTCGATATATGATAGATTCATAATCCCTTATAAGTTGATGCTGTGATATGTGTGGATACAAAATTACAATTATGACTTCTTGGCTATGGAATTTATCACCTAAATCCTGTGATATTCCACCTTAATCGATCATTTGCTGTTGTTCTGGATGCAACAGTACCCTTGGCCAAGGTCTGGTGACAAGTACTTACCCCGGAGAAGTCATCTTCTCCATAGCCCTCGCTATATTTGGACTCATTCTCATGGCCCTCCTCATCGGCAACATGCAGGTAACCTAAATACCATTTCTTAATCTGTATGCTGCATTATATGAACATGAGCTCGAGTCTTTCCATGTCGTTGCTTCAGACTTATCTTCAGTCTCTGACGATACGGCTGGAGGAGATGAGAGTGAAGAGGCGGGACTCCGAGCAGTGGATGCACCACCGCCTGCTGCCGCAAGATCTCCGGGAGCGCGTCCGCCGGTACGACCAGTACAAGTGGCTGGAGACGCGGGGGGTGGACGAGGAAAGCTTGGTGCAGACCCTCCCCAAGGACCTCCGGCGAGACATCAAGCGCCACCTTTGTCTCGGCTTGGTCAGAAGGGTACGTT
Coding sequences within:
- the LOC135671766 gene encoding probable cyclic nucleotide-gated ion channel 5 isoform X1; translation: MFDCSYKAQYMEGQKEKFVRLEESSPRLSFASDAGRMNKCGFHVQGAARNSNNPSKSFRKGMKKGSEGLISLGRSLRSGVSRAVFSEELKATEKKIFDPQDVLLLRMNRLFVASCILSIAVDPLFFYLPVIDQDSNCVGIDRKLAATSTTLRTLIDAFYLIRMALQFRTAYIAPSSRVFGRGELVIDPTQIAIRYLRRYFIIDFLAVLPLPQFVVWSFLHRSTDSDVLDTKNSLLFIVMLQYIPRLVRTFPLTAELRRTAGIFAETAWAGAAYYLLWYMLASHIVGAFWYLLSVDRDDDCWQLACKNFDGCNVKYLYCGNAHLDGYDIWQNVSAGVLEQYCSVADDNTEFNFGIYTQALTSGIIASNKFFSKLCYCLWWGLQNLSTLGQGLVTSTYPGEVIFSIALAIFGLILMALLIGNMQTYLQSLTIRLEEMRVKRRDSEQWMHHRLLPQDLRERVRRYDQYKWLETRGVDEESLVQTLPKDLRRDIKRHLCLGLVRRVPLFANMDERLLDAICERLKPSLYTENTYIVREGDPVDEMLFIIRGRLESITTDGGRSGFFNRSILKEGDFCGEELLTWALDPKSGANLPSSTRTVKALTEVEAFALFADELKFVASQFRRLHSRQVQHTFRFYSQQWRTWAACFIQAAWRRYSKRKAAELRRREEMADLDDNGGWSSSLGATIYASRFAANALRGLHRQRSKSVRELVALQKPPEPDFAVDDG
- the LOC135671765 gene encoding leucine-rich repeat receptor-like serine/threonine-protein kinase At1g17230, with protein sequence MASEWQLFAVISCIFVLGMALSDHDVDLLLEFKNNLIDVDNRLSDWNSSDPTPCDWNGIICRDSEVTSINLYKLGLQGSLSASICQLHYLTSFNVSSNMISGPIPKEFAQCRGLEVLDLSTNTLHGEIPQELCALSSLRQLFLSENCLYGEISSSIGNLTMLEELVIYSNNLTGMIPPSIKMLKSLRIIRAGRNDLTGPVPVEICECSSLEVLAFAQNKLEGILPKELERLKNLTTLVLWQNQLSGEIPPELGNCSNLEMIALNNNGFTGDVPKELGKLSLLKKLYIYTNRLDGTIPKDLGNCQSAIEIDLSENRLTGVIPKELGRIQTLRLLYLFENLLQGSIPRELGQLSLLRKIDLSINNLTGTIPLEFQNLTSLENLLLFDNNLEGFIPPLLGTNSNLSVLDLSDNKLTGSIPCQLCKYQKLIILSLGANRLFGNIPHGVKTCMSLIQLRLGGNLLTGSLPVELSGLLNLTSLEMNQNRFSGPITPEIGKLKSLERLLLSDNYFMGQITPEIGQLTSLVSFNISSNQLSGGIPHELANCKKLQRLDLSRNHFSGTIPEEIGNLVNLELLLLSDNHLNGTIPDGLGGLYRLTELQMGGNNLSGCIPGELGHLTALQIALNLSYNALSGEIPADLGNLQMLETLYLNNNQLDGEVPPSFSKLSSLLVCNLSYNYLFGSLPGTPIFRRMDDSNFFGNYDLCGTDTKACQHTPVPLNIAESGWAKRTSKEKIVSITAVVVGLVSLVLTIGLCWSLKYRMPVLVKSEDHKQGVSDLYYLPKESITYQELLTATDNFSDSAVIGRGACGTVYKAIMSDGGIIAVKKLKSHAECSSIDSSFRAEISTLGNIRHRNIVKLYGFCYHQDSNLILYEYMANGSLGERLHGNNETCLLDWNTRYRIALGAAEGLRYLHCDCKPQIIHRDIKSNNILLDEAMDAHVGDFGLAKLIDISHSKTMSAVAGSYGYIAPEYAFTMKVTEKCDIYSFGVVLLELITGQSPIQPLDQGGDLVNWVRRSIQNSMPASNVFDSRLDLSSKGTIEEMCLVLKIALFCTNNLPIDRPTMREVISMLIDVRGSISISASFPSSETPLDENESLKGHSES
- the LOC135671766 gene encoding probable cyclic nucleotide-gated ion channel 5 isoform X2, with product MNKCGFHVQGAARNSNNPSKSFRKGMKKGSEGLISLGRSLRSGVSRAVFSEELKATEKKIFDPQDVLLLRMNRLFVASCILSIAVDPLFFYLPVIDQDSNCVGIDRKLAATSTTLRTLIDAFYLIRMALQFRTAYIAPSSRVFGRGELVIDPTQIAIRYLRRYFIIDFLAVLPLPQFVVWSFLHRSTDSDVLDTKNSLLFIVMLQYIPRLVRTFPLTAELRRTAGIFAETAWAGAAYYLLWYMLASHIVGAFWYLLSVDRDDDCWQLACKNFDGCNVKYLYCGNAHLDGYDIWQNVSAGVLEQYCSVADDNTEFNFGIYTQALTSGIIASNKFFSKLCYCLWWGLQNLSTLGQGLVTSTYPGEVIFSIALAIFGLILMALLIGNMQTYLQSLTIRLEEMRVKRRDSEQWMHHRLLPQDLRERVRRYDQYKWLETRGVDEESLVQTLPKDLRRDIKRHLCLGLVRRVPLFANMDERLLDAICERLKPSLYTENTYIVREGDPVDEMLFIIRGRLESITTDGGRSGFFNRSILKEGDFCGEELLTWALDPKSGANLPSSTRTVKALTEVEAFALFADELKFVASQFRRLHSRQVQHTFRFYSQQWRTWAACFIQAAWRRYSKRKAAELRRREEMADLDDNGGWSSSLGATIYASRFAANALRGLHRQRSKSVRELVALQKPPEPDFAVDDG